Proteins co-encoded in one Halorussus vallis genomic window:
- a CDS encoding ABC transporter substrate-binding protein, producing the protein MTDKPISDEELSGPVVDRRTTMKLFGAGATAALAGCAGQGQQTESKSSSQSGGTAEEKGGVQSQKSGGQLTAGWNISEIPNLDPVLNSTEGYEHASMNVFNGLLRTTPKFKIKGEAAKDWTVNKGTQYVFTLRKGMQFQKGYGEVTAQDVKYSIKRGRNAKGSQVQSKLSALKPIEKGGVVVRDKYTVELNLKHRFAPFLKFLTASGGAAQIMPKKAVEKLGKKYQVEPVGSGPFEVAKHSVGSSLVLESFDKYWETDDQGTSLPYLDRVTIKPIPSPSTLVNALRSGDIKYTNKVPFQNVDTVKSARGVNVMQGPAGGWEGLYFNLAKKPWKDNPKLRRGVAKVIDRKQYINAAFLGNHEKAVGPIGPVHGRAFRSQQKKPDYQKANEKEGKRLIKESGAMGSELKIMVWKAGVRRGRALSQQLGQYFDVKVNAYDMSTYLERLKAKPGSQYYDVTPWGSDIDVATDTSLYNFFKSPDKGGVFNRMGYSNQKVDKLLEKARRTTDPKKRANVYQKAEDQIMKDAPAAFTHHYIPWQAAAKSVKGYTPHPTRRDFTKVYLSN; encoded by the coding sequence ATGACAGACAAACCGATATCCGACGAAGAACTGAGCGGGCCGGTCGTCGACCGGCGCACGACCATGAAGCTGTTCGGCGCGGGGGCGACGGCCGCGCTGGCCGGATGCGCCGGACAGGGCCAGCAAACCGAGTCGAAGTCGTCGAGCCAGTCGGGCGGAACCGCCGAGGAGAAGGGCGGCGTCCAGAGTCAGAAGAGCGGCGGGCAACTGACCGCCGGGTGGAACATCAGCGAGATTCCGAACCTCGACCCGGTGCTCAACAGCACCGAGGGCTACGAACACGCGTCGATGAACGTGTTCAACGGGCTGTTGCGGACCACGCCCAAGTTCAAGATAAAGGGTGAAGCGGCCAAGGACTGGACCGTCAATAAGGGGACCCAGTACGTGTTCACGCTCCGGAAGGGGATGCAGTTCCAGAAGGGGTACGGTGAGGTCACCGCCCAGGACGTGAAGTACTCCATCAAACGCGGGCGGAACGCCAAGGGGAGCCAGGTCCAGTCGAAGCTCTCGGCGCTCAAACCCATCGAGAAGGGCGGGGTCGTCGTCCGGGACAAATACACGGTCGAACTCAACCTGAAACACCGGTTCGCGCCGTTCCTGAAGTTCCTGACCGCGTCGGGCGGCGCGGCCCAGATAATGCCGAAGAAGGCCGTCGAAAAACTCGGGAAGAAGTACCAGGTCGAGCCCGTCGGCTCCGGCCCCTTCGAAGTCGCCAAGCACAGCGTCGGGTCGTCGCTGGTCCTCGAGAGCTTCGACAAGTACTGGGAAACCGACGATCAGGGCACGTCGCTGCCCTACCTCGACCGGGTCACGATCAAACCGATTCCCTCGCCGTCGACGCTCGTCAACGCGCTTCGGTCGGGCGACATCAAGTACACGAACAAGGTCCCGTTCCAGAACGTGGACACCGTCAAATCGGCGCGCGGCGTCAACGTCATGCAAGGTCCGGCGGGCGGCTGGGAGGGTCTGTACTTCAACCTCGCGAAGAAACCCTGGAAGGACAACCCGAAGCTCCGCCGGGGCGTCGCGAAGGTCATCGACCGCAAGCAGTACATCAACGCCGCGTTCCTCGGCAACCACGAGAAGGCCGTCGGCCCCATCGGGCCGGTTCACGGCCGGGCGTTCCGGTCCCAGCAGAAGAAACCCGACTACCAGAAGGCAAACGAGAAGGAGGGCAAACGGCTCATCAAGGAGAGCGGCGCGATGGGGTCGGAGCTGAAGATCATGGTCTGGAAGGCCGGCGTGCGCCGGGGTCGGGCGCTCTCTCAGCAACTCGGCCAGTACTTCGACGTCAAGGTCAACGCCTACGACATGTCGACGTACCTCGAACGCCTCAAGGCCAAGCCCGGCAGTCAGTACTACGACGTCACCCCCTGGGGGAGCGACATCGACGTCGCGACCGACACCTCGCTGTACAACTTCTTCAAATCTCCCGACAAGGGCGGCGTGTTCAACAGGATGGGCTACTCGAACCAGAAAGTCGACAAGTTGCTCGAGAAGGCCCGGCGCACCACCGACCCGAAGAAGCGCGCCAACGTCTACCAGAAGGCCGAGGACCAGATCATGAAGGACGCGCCCGCCGCGTTCACCCACCACTACATCCCGTGGCAGGCGGCCGCGAAGTCGGTCAAGGGGTACACGCCCCATCCGACCCGCCGCGACTTCACGAAGGTGTATCTCTCGAACTGA